The nucleotide sequence GGCAACGATGACCGATAGCAGTGCAATCGCGATGGCAGCTAAGTAGCCTCTTGTGCGGGCATGCAGGTTGCTGCCGATCATGGCTGGCAGGATGGCGATAAACCAAGCGCCCCAGAAAATCGCTTCTTCGGTGTGGTGTTGTTCTTCGCCCAGATTCAGTGGCAGCAACCACTGGCTGGCCCCCAGGGTAATGCCACAGCTGACGACCAGTCCGGCACAGATACCCAATGTCAGGCGCGCCAATATATGAGGTTTGTCGTTGTTATCGATGTTAGCCTGGCCTTGTTTTTTCTTCGCCAGCCAAATCATATTGCCACTGATGATCAGTGCACACAGCGCCAGGGTTGAAATGGCGTAGAAGAACTTCAGGGCAATGTCGCCAAATAACACGTAATGGAGTGGTGTGACGGCCGCGAAAATCCGTTGGAACGGACCTTTTTCAACGCCGTCCAATTCGTGGATCTGGGCGCCGTCTTTGAGCTGAAAGGTGATGCTTTGCAGGTTGCTCAGGGCATCTTTGTGATTGCCGGAGAACTTCGCCACGCCACCTGTGTCACCATAGCCATCAACCTGAATAAAGGTGACATCCAGTTCGGGTTGAATGGTTAATGTGCGCTGGTACAGCTCATTTAACGAAACAGCAGGTGCTGCTTCACCAACAACTTCAGCAGTCGGACCCAATACGGCAACCGTCGCCTTCTCTACATCGCCATCGAATTTGGCCAGTGCCAGAATGGGGGATATCAGTCCCAAAAGGCCAAGAATGGTGCCAGTAAACGCCAGGATAAAAGAGAACGGTAGAGTCCATAAACCCAGTAGTTTGTGGTGGTCTGTCAGTAACAAACGCCAACTGCGTTTGGGGCGCAACATGACAAACTCTTTGTGCCATTTGGTGTGAATAACGATGCCAGCAATGATTGACAGCAGCATCACCATACCCGCCAGGCCAACCAAATAACGACCGAATGGGCGTGGGATGTGAAGGTCGGTGTGCAGGTGTTCAAAAATATGAGATACCTCGGAGCCACCAATGTCGATCTGTTGGTAGTTCTCCAGTTCGACATAACGGATTACCGAGTCTTCACCATCGAAGCGAGCTACCATGCCGTAACCTTTATCAGTTTCTGGTGCGACAAAGAAGGTTTTGGTACCAAACTCTTCACTGTTGGCGGCGGCCAGTAAGCGATCAAGATCAATGGTTTCAGCTGGCTTGAGACTGTTCAGCGTGGTTGATTGCCAATTCTCCAGCTCGTGAGCAAACATTGCCGGAAAGCCCGAAAAAGTGACGACAAATAACATTATGCCTGCCAGTATGCCCAGCCAGGTGTGGGCACTGTAAAACACTTTGTGTGTGCGTTGTTCCATGAATCTCTGTCTCAGCTGAATACGGTCAGTGAAAGAAGGTCGTAAAGACCAAATGCGATAAATAACCCACCTACTCTTGCCCAGGCTTTCAGGCCATTGG is from Bacterioplanoides sp. SCSIO 12839 and encodes:
- a CDS encoding PepSY domain-containing protein; its protein translation is MEQRTHKVFYSAHTWLGILAGIMLFVVTFSGFPAMFAHELENWQSTTLNSLKPAETIDLDRLLAAANSEEFGTKTFFVAPETDKGYGMVARFDGEDSVIRYVELENYQQIDIGGSEVSHIFEHLHTDLHIPRPFGRYLVGLAGMVMLLSIIAGIVIHTKWHKEFVMLRPKRSWRLLLTDHHKLLGLWTLPFSFILAFTGTILGLLGLISPILALAKFDGDVEKATVAVLGPTAEVVGEAAPAVSLNELYQRTLTIQPELDVTFIQVDGYGDTGGVAKFSGNHKDALSNLQSITFQLKDGAQIHELDGVEKGPFQRIFAAVTPLHYVLFGDIALKFFYAISTLALCALIISGNMIWLAKKKQGQANIDNNDKPHILARLTLGICAGLVVSCGITLGASQWLLPLNLGEEQHHTEEAIFWGAWFIAILPAMIGSNLHARTRGYLAAIAIALLSVIVADALISQRWLGGGNEIVDGIHLTLIAMALVCGYFCWRLPKPAAKVKPGRKAKVAEESAEEKEIQTA